The Chiloscyllium plagiosum isolate BGI_BamShark_2017 unplaced genomic scaffold, ASM401019v2 scaf_18376, whole genome shotgun sequence genomic sequence GCAGCTTGTTGAGCTCCTCGTCGTTGCGCACGGCCAACTGCAGGTGCCTGGGGATGATGCGGGTCTTCTTGTTGTCCCGGGCCGCGTTGCCGGCCAGCTCCAGGATTTCAGCCGTCAGATACTCCAGCACCGCAGCCAGATAGACCGGCGCTCCGGCACCCACACGCTCAGCATAGTTACCCTTTCTCAGGAGCCTGTGAACACGGCCCACCGGGAACTGCAGGCCAGCCCGGGACGACCGAGACTTCGCCTTGGCGCGAGCTTCCCAACGCCCTTTCCTCTTCCGGACATGGTCACAAACTCACAAGCACTGTCACAGAGAATGCTGCACTCCGCCCACATTGCGGCCTCTTATACCTTCGGGAGGAATGGGGGGCGGCGATTTCTGATTGGTCCCATTGTCCAGCCCCTCCTAATGTTGTTTCAATTCCCAATCAGATGTTTGCCTCATCCCCCAATCCGGAGAGGGCACGGGGAGGAAGGCGGAAAGTACCGGCGCCAAATCATcaaccgccttctttccaattgGAAAAGCCCGCCAATTTACAAACAAAGGAGTGTCTTTTATATTGAAAACTGAAGTACAAAATACGGAGGAAGTTTTTATAAAATACTCGTATCTTAATTTACTTTTAGTTTACAAATGTATACTTCACTCGATCTGTCTCTCCCTCATTTGGCGACCTGTATTCGTCCATTTCTGATCTCGAGTGGGTAATTTTCTAAACCTTAAGAAACTGAAAAGAAACATGCCAAACACTTCAGTCCGCACTTGACTTCTCACTTCACATTTCAATAGCACCCCGGCATGCTGATAAAGCAGCACACAACATTCTTCCGGCACAGTATCGATAGCGAACACGGTGTTTAGACGATATTCTAAAGCTGTCCTCCCTTATTGCTCTCGCTCTATCAGCAAAATCCAACCCGGCAGCTGTTTTGGCGTTCTCTCGGTTCCCTTTGAAAGCCTCTCACCGACATCAGAAATTGCTTTGCTTTTTGCATTCTGAAAAATCGGATTAAACCCGcgcattgcaattttttttttaaatatcagatGAAAGATATGGACAAGTATGTATTGTTtgcttggggagaaagtgaggtctgcagatgctggagatcagagctgaaaatgtgttgctggaaaagcgcagcaggtcaggcagcatcaagggaacaagaaagttgacgttttgggtataaacccttcatcaagccCATAGTATACCTGAACAAGTATTGTCAATCCAGTGTTGCCCTTCTAATATTTGTCCTGGGCATGGCAGACAGTGAAAAACTGTTACCCTGTTTTGTGGGCAGGGGCTGAAATGTCCTGCTGAATGGGGTGATGCAAAAACAGGGCTACCTCTACCCTGAGACCAGCAGTAAAGGCCATGAGATCAAAATCTGCCAGCCTGGACTGAGGTTACCACCTAAGTCAATGCAGTCTCTCAGCTTGTCTAGAGGAATATTCAGTAAGGCAGGAGGAAGATCAATACACTTCTGCATTTTGCTGATGTAAATGCCATAATTTTCTCTCCAATACTTCACATTCACTCTATTTCTGCCATTGTACTGAGACTCATATTGTGCTATTCTCACTATAGCTGGCAACATCTTTTGTCATTCTCTGTTACTCACCCCAATGACTAGCATCACCAATCCTTGTACTGTGTACATCGGCTCTGTCCCCTTATGAGTAGAGGGTTTTGATGCTGTCCACCCTGAACAGCTGACTGATTTACTGTGCCAGGAACCCCTGCATGAAGGCTACCAGCCTTGACTTGCTGACCACCATGACAAGCTTCTTGGCTTTGTGTCTCTGCTAAATGGCAAGGCATGACCAAAGTAATAATTATCCCAGTAGTTCTGGCTGAAGGGGAAGTGCACAAAGCAAGGAACGACAGCGATGCTGTGAGCATTAAATGGCTGAGAGTGTGTGAGCACCATGATAGCGAGCCAAGAGTCTgcagatgcagcctggtccagtccaagAGCTggatgtgtgtccctgagcacactgtGCTTGCTGCAGCAAATAATAATAGTTACCGATGCAGCCCAAGGTGCCATATTGGAGTGCAGTAACATCCTTTAAGTGGATTGTAGATGTGCCTTGAGGCTTCTTTGGGCAAAGCATGTGTCAGGTGTCAATGTCACTAAATGTGGAGTGCATATGGCTGTTGATCATGGAGCatccctgagatgttggtgccagaTTTCCAACATAGAGGTCCTCTGGAGCAAGTGAAAAGCCAAGCACCTACTTTGATTTCCACGTTGAGATTTTTCTCAACATTTAATTGTTTGGCATGTTTGATAAAATGGAAAGCTGCATATCATGAGGTGAGTTGTGG encodes the following:
- the LOC122546094 gene encoding histone H2A, sperm-like; translated protein: MRGFNPIFQNAKSKAISDVVCDHVRKRKGRWEARAKAKSRSSRAGLQFPVGRVHRLLRKGNYAERVGAGAPVYLAAVLEYLTAEILELAGNAARDNKKTRIIPRHLQLAVRNDEELNKLLGGVTIAQGGVLPNIQAVLLPKKTAAAGSAKK